The following coding sequences are from one Methanobacterium bryantii window:
- the idsA gene encoding short chain isoprenyl diphosphate synthase IdsA, translating into MKVTQVLKKYSENVDVEIEESLKTIDPSSLGEASAHLTKAGGKKMRPALVVLCCESVGGKKEDAFKTASAVELIHTFSLIHDDIMDKDDMRRGKPSVHAIWGEPMAILAGDTIFSKAFESMLETNTENVQPQRIMRAMSAAVDACIKLCEGQALDIGFEGKLDVKEEEYLNMIYKKTAALISAATKAGALIGGGTDEQIDALAEYGRLIGMAFQIQDDYLDVVSDAAEIGKPVGSDIVKGKMTLMVVHTLSKASDEDKERLIYILNQNDESLVDDAIALFEKYGAIEYTRNIALEDVKTAKELLNVLDDSDAKTALELFADFVIERTH; encoded by the coding sequence ATGAAAGTAACTCAGGTACTTAAGAAATATTCTGAAAACGTTGATGTAGAAATTGAAGAATCATTGAAAACCATTGATCCTTCATCCCTCGGTGAAGCATCAGCTCATTTAACCAAAGCTGGGGGCAAAAAAATGCGCCCAGCACTTGTTGTATTATGCTGTGAATCTGTTGGGGGCAAAAAAGAAGATGCTTTTAAAACAGCCTCAGCAGTGGAACTGATCCATACTTTCTCCCTTATACATGATGATATAATGGATAAGGATGACATGAGGAGAGGAAAACCATCAGTTCATGCCATATGGGGTGAACCAATGGCAATTTTAGCTGGAGACACAATATTCTCAAAAGCATTTGAATCTATGCTTGAAACAAATACAGAAAATGTCCAGCCTCAAAGGATCATGCGTGCCATGAGTGCTGCTGTAGATGCATGTATTAAATTATGTGAAGGACAAGCGTTAGATATTGGATTTGAGGGAAAATTAGACGTTAAAGAAGAAGAATACCTGAACATGATCTACAAGAAAACTGCTGCACTTATATCTGCTGCAACTAAAGCAGGGGCTTTAATCGGCGGAGGAACAGATGAACAGATCGATGCCCTTGCAGAATACGGAAGATTAATTGGAATGGCATTCCAGATTCAAGATGATTACCTTGATGTGGTAAGTGATGCTGCTGAAATTGGAAAACCAGTTGGCAGTGATATAGTTAAGGGTAAAATGACCCTTATGGTTGTCCATACACTTTCAAAGGCATCAGATGAAGATAAAGAAAGGTTAATTTATATATTAAATCAAAATGATGAAAGTTTAGTGGACGATGCAATTGCACTGTTTGAAAAATACGGCGCAATTGAATATACTCGAAATATAGCTCTTGAAGATGTTAAAACTGCAAAAGAGCTTTTAAATGTTTTAGATGATTCTGATGCAAAAACAGCCCTTGAATTATTCGCTGATTTTGTAATTGAGAGAACTCACTAA
- a CDS encoding RNase J family beta-CASP ribonuclease, giving the protein MSVEVIAIGGYEEVGKNMSAVKVGDDVVIFDMGIHLDRIHIHEDTDIARMHSLDLIERGVIPDDTLMKEVDGKVRAIVFTHGHLDHIGAVAKLAHRYEAPIIATPYTLALIERTIKAEKKFTVTNPLQVLNPGEKCQISPDITLEFIQMTHSIPQTAMAALHTSEGIIIYSNDFKFDNYQLLSPPPNYSRLKELGRKGVLAVIVDTTRASEEGEAKTHSEKIARIMLKDIMLDPLDEKNGMLVTTFSSHIERIQAICNIAKESDRQMLLLGRSMERFCSIAENMGILKLPATASIYGSPKAVNKALARAEEKRSEYLLVTTGHQGEPDALLPRIAGGKTHFNVRNGDNVVISAPIIPNPMNVANRNLLERRLKSSGARIFTNAHVSGHAGREDHRDFIRMLNPMHIIPSHGSLEMLASYTELAEEEGYKLGNNIHILRNGQAQVFNGGV; this is encoded by the coding sequence ATGAGCGTTGAAGTAATAGCAATTGGTGGATATGAAGAAGTCGGAAAAAACATGTCCGCTGTTAAAGTAGGAGATGATGTTGTCATATTTGATATGGGAATTCATCTTGATAGAATTCATATTCATGAAGATACAGATATCGCGCGAATGCACAGTCTTGATTTGATTGAGAGAGGTGTTATTCCTGACGATACTTTAATGAAAGAAGTTGATGGAAAAGTAAGGGCAATTGTCTTTACACATGGACATTTAGATCATATAGGGGCTGTTGCAAAGCTTGCACACAGATATGAAGCTCCTATAATAGCAACTCCTTACACTTTAGCTCTTATAGAGCGAACTATTAAGGCAGAAAAGAAATTTACAGTTACAAACCCACTGCAGGTTTTAAACCCTGGTGAAAAATGTCAAATATCTCCAGATATAACACTTGAGTTTATACAGATGACTCACAGTATTCCTCAAACTGCAATGGCAGCTTTACATACATCTGAAGGTATTATAATCTATTCAAATGACTTTAAATTTGACAACTATCAACTGCTTTCTCCACCCCCAAATTACAGCAGATTAAAAGAACTGGGAAGAAAAGGTGTTCTTGCAGTTATAGTGGATACTACCAGGGCTTCGGAAGAAGGGGAAGCTAAAACTCATTCTGAAAAAATTGCAAGGATCATGCTTAAGGATATAATGCTTGATCCGCTAGATGAAAAAAATGGAATGCTTGTTACAACATTTTCATCTCATATAGAACGTATCCAGGCTATATGTAATATAGCAAAGGAAAGCGACAGGCAGATGCTCCTTCTTGGAAGATCCATGGAGCGTTTCTGCAGTATAGCTGAAAATATGGGGATTTTAAAACTCCCTGCAACTGCAAGCATATACGGAAGTCCAAAGGCAGTAAACAAGGCCCTTGCAAGGGCAGAAGAAAAGCGATCTGAGTACCTTTTAGTCACAACAGGACATCAAGGGGAGCCAGATGCACTTTTACCACGTATCGCAGGTGGAAAAACACATTTCAATGTTAGAAATGGTGATAATGTGGTAATATCTGCACCTATCATTCCAAATCCTATGAATGTTGCAAACAGGAATTTACTTGAGCGAAGACTTAAATCAAGTGGTGCCAGAATATTTACAAATGCCCACGTATCAGGACATGCAGGACGTGAAGACCACAGGGACTTCATAAGAATGCTTAATCCAATGCATATTATTCCATCACATGGAAGTCTTGAAATGCTTGCATCTTATACTGAACTTGCCGAGGAAGAAGGTTATAAACTAGGAAATAATATTCATATATTAAGAAATGGCCAGGCACAGGTATTTAACGGAGGAGTTTGA
- the fni gene encoding type 2 isopentenyl-diphosphate Delta-isomerase, protein MTSERKLEHLLICNQRDVEYRGKSTGFEDIELIHKALPEVDKDGIDISIDFFGKKLDIPLIISAITGGHPAATKINRELAKAADELNIGMGVGSQRAAVENKELIPTYSVVRENAPSAFIIGNIGAPQIEYAEAAAGMIEADALAIHLNTLQEAIQPEGDIDARGYVESIEKIADIIDMPIIAKETGAGISKSEAVTLEKAGVNAIDVAGSGGTSWAAVETYRAEEDYIGNLYWDWGIPTAASTVEVCESVNIPVISSGGIRSGLDAAKALALGAECVGIALPLLKEAYTGYESVVKKVEEFKESLKIAMFLVGANNVKELRNCDLLIRGKTREWLTERGINTKKYARRI, encoded by the coding sequence ATGACTTCAGAACGGAAACTAGAACATTTATTAATATGTAATCAGCGTGATGTTGAATATAGGGGTAAAAGTACTGGGTTTGAAGATATAGAACTCATCCATAAAGCTCTTCCTGAAGTGGATAAAGATGGAATTGATATATCAATAGACTTTTTTGGAAAAAAATTAGATATTCCTTTAATAATATCAGCTATAACTGGTGGACACCCTGCAGCAACTAAAATAAATAGAGAACTTGCAAAAGCCGCAGATGAACTTAATATAGGGATGGGCGTTGGAAGTCAGCGTGCTGCTGTAGAAAATAAAGAGCTTATCCCAACTTACAGCGTGGTAAGAGAAAATGCACCATCTGCATTTATAATAGGTAACATAGGTGCGCCACAGATAGAATATGCAGAAGCCGCAGCTGGAATGATAGAAGCAGATGCCCTTGCAATTCATTTAAATACTCTACAGGAAGCAATTCAGCCGGAAGGGGATATTGATGCAAGAGGATATGTTGAATCCATTGAAAAAATTGCAGATATAATTGATATGCCTATTATTGCCAAAGAAACAGGTGCCGGAATTTCAAAATCAGAAGCAGTAACTCTAGAAAAAGCAGGTGTTAATGCAATAGATGTTGCAGGTTCTGGAGGCACAAGCTGGGCTGCAGTTGAAACATACAGAGCTGAAGAAGATTATATTGGAAACTTATACTGGGATTGGGGAATTCCAACTGCTGCAAGTACAGTTGAAGTTTGTGAATCTGTAAATATCCCTGTAATATCATCTGGCGGTATACGGAGCGGCCTTGACGCTGCTAAAGCATTAGCATTAGGTGCTGAATGTGTTGGAATTGCTTTACCTCTTCTTAAGGAAGCTTATACAGGTTATGAATCTGTCGTTAAAAAAGTTGAAGAATTTAAAGAATCACTCAAGATTGCAATGTTTCTGGTTGGTGCAAACAACGTAAAAGAACTTAGAAACTGCGATCTGTTAATACGTGGTAAAACACGCGAATGGCTTACTGAAAGGGGCATTAATACTAAAAAATATGCCCGTAGAATTTAA
- a CDS encoding isopentenyl phosphate kinase: MIILKLGGSVITKKEAEKPLIDHDNLNRISDEIAESSFDKLIIVHGAGSFGHPSAKKYEIGSPITDEEDFARKKLGFCITQSWVKKLNTLVCDSLRKKGVLAVSVQPSSFIITKNKRIHSCNLDLINKYLELGFVPVIYGDVVPDLDKSIKICVLSGDQIINYLGENLKPTRVILGSDVDGIYTKNPKKYEDAKLLNTVTSCDDLVAEGSLNVDVTGGMNGKLTELIELAQLGVESEIINAGKENFVKRALNHEKGIGTLIKKK; encoded by the coding sequence TTGATTATTCTTAAACTTGGGGGAAGTGTGATCACAAAAAAAGAGGCAGAAAAACCCCTTATTGATCACGATAATTTAAATAGAATTTCAGACGAAATTGCGGAGTCATCATTTGATAAACTTATAATTGTGCATGGTGCCGGCTCCTTTGGACATCCATCTGCCAAAAAATATGAAATAGGCAGCCCCATAACTGACGAAGAGGATTTTGCCAGAAAAAAACTTGGATTTTGCATTACGCAGAGTTGGGTTAAAAAATTGAATACTCTTGTTTGTGATAGTTTAAGAAAAAAAGGAGTTTTAGCAGTCTCAGTACAACCATCATCATTCATTATAACTAAAAATAAACGAATCCATTCCTGTAATTTGGATTTAATTAATAAATATTTAGAATTGGGATTTGTCCCGGTTATCTACGGCGACGTGGTGCCGGATCTGGATAAATCTATAAAAATATGTGTTTTATCTGGTGATCAGATAATAAACTATCTGGGGGAAAATTTGAAACCAACACGTGTTATTTTAGGTTCTGATGTAGATGGTATATACACTAAAAACCCGAAAAAATACGAAGATGCAAAATTATTGAATACCGTTACGTCATGTGATGACCTTGTTGCAGAAGGTTCATTAAACGTGGATGTTACTGGTGGAATGAACGGGAAACTTACAGAACTTATAGAACTTGCACAACTTGGAGTTGAATCTGAGATTATAAATGCAGGTAAAGAAAACTTTGTTAAAAGAGCTTTAAATCATGAAAAAGGAATTGGAACCCTAATTAAAAAGAAATAA
- the mvk gene encoding mevalonate kinase has translation MQVKASAPGKAILFGEHAVVYGKPAIAMAISKRSCVEVLESSTSNINVNIKDLGIKGCIDFNSGAIISDSPKKGILKYILESIKKVHDGSGIDIGIDVNIPIGGGLGSSAAVTVATIAAVSAYNEIDLKEEEIAKYAHEVELAVQKSASPLDTTISTYGGLIYLETNAEDIVQLDIDYDIPVVIGYTDTRGDTGKLVESVRIRRDVYPDIINPVIDSIELITEEAKQAILENDKKRIGELMNINHGLLDALGVNTKELSSMVYTARNAGACGSKITGAGGGGSIIAYCPGGTGNVISAINETENALNADISKEGVKITTLH, from the coding sequence ATGCAAGTCAAGGCATCTGCACCTGGAAAAGCAATCCTATTTGGGGAACATGCAGTTGTATATGGCAAACCTGCCATTGCAATGGCCATAAGTAAAAGGTCATGTGTAGAGGTCTTAGAAAGCAGCACCAGTAATATAAACGTAAATATTAAAGATTTGGGAATAAAAGGGTGCATTGATTTTAATAGCGGAGCTATCATATCTGATTCTCCAAAGAAAGGCATCTTAAAGTACATACTGGAATCTATTAAAAAAGTCCATGATGGTTCTGGAATAGATATAGGTATAGATGTAAATATTCCTATTGGTGGGGGACTTGGGTCTTCAGCAGCGGTAACTGTCGCCACAATTGCAGCAGTTTCTGCATATAATGAAATAGATTTAAAAGAAGAAGAAATAGCTAAATATGCTCATGAAGTTGAATTGGCTGTTCAAAAATCTGCAAGTCCTTTGGATACTACCATAAGTACCTATGGTGGATTGATTTATTTAGAAACAAATGCTGAAGACATTGTGCAATTAGACATTGATTATGATATTCCTGTTGTTATAGGATATACTGATACAAGGGGAGATACAGGAAAACTTGTTGAATCAGTTAGAATAAGAAGAGATGTATATCCTGATATTATTAATCCAGTAATTGATTCAATTGAACTTATAACAGAAGAAGCAAAACAAGCAATCCTCGAAAATGATAAAAAAAGGATTGGAGAACTTATGAATATAAATCATGGGCTTTTAGATGCCCTTGGTGTTAACACGAAAGAACTCTCAAGCATGGTTTATACTGCAAGAAATGCAGGAGCATGTGGATCTAAAATAACTGGTGCCGGCGGCGGCGGCAGCATAATAGCATACTGCCCTGGCGGAACTGGTAATGTTATATCTGCAATCAATGAAACAGAAAATGCTTTAAATGCAGATATTTCAAAAGAAGGAGTTAAAATCACCACATTACATTAA
- the amrB gene encoding AmmeMemoRadiSam system protein B, translated as MIRKPAVAGVFYESNPESLKNRIEWCFKHELGPGKIPNMGNKREIKGVMAPHAGYLYSGPIAAHSYYKIVEDGFPETFVILCPNHTGLGSGISTMLEGEWETPLGNVEIDAEFAKEMINDAGIIDFDVSSHIQEHSCEVHLPFLQYFSDDFKIVPVTMWIQDLETSYDIGNSIKKTAEVLGTSVGIIASSDMTHYKPQNIAAKNDKQVLDAIESMDEKLMMKRVLDLNVTMCGYGPVASTIIASKGLGAQNAEVLKYATSGDLTGDYSAVVGYASAMFW; from the coding sequence ATGATAAGAAAACCTGCAGTTGCAGGCGTTTTTTATGAAAGTAATCCTGAGTCTTTAAAAAACAGAATAGAATGGTGCTTTAAACATGAATTGGGTCCCGGAAAAATCCCAAATATGGGTAATAAAAGGGAAATAAAGGGAGTAATGGCGCCTCACGCAGGTTACCTCTATTCCGGGCCAATTGCAGCACATTCTTACTATAAGATCGTAGAAGATGGATTTCCAGAAACATTCGTGATTCTGTGTCCTAACCATACTGGACTTGGATCAGGCATATCAACAATGCTGGAAGGAGAATGGGAAACTCCCCTGGGAAATGTAGAAATAGATGCGGAATTTGCAAAGGAAATGATTAATGATGCAGGAATCATTGATTTTGATGTGTCTTCTCATATCCAGGAGCACAGCTGTGAAGTGCATCTACCATTTTTACAGTATTTCAGTGATGATTTCAAAATTGTCCCGGTAACCATGTGGATTCAGGATCTTGAAACATCCTATGATATAGGTAATTCCATAAAAAAAACAGCAGAAGTCCTTGGAACCTCTGTTGGAATAATCGCAAGTTCAGATATGACCCATTACAAGCCACAAAATATTGCAGCTAAAAATGACAAACAGGTTCTGGACGCAATAGAATCGATGGATGAAAAACTAATGATGAAAAGAGTGTTAGACCTTAACGTTACGATGTGTGGTTATGGTCCTGTAGCATCGACTATTATTGCTTCAAAAGGGTTAGGGGCCCAAAATGCAGAAGTATTGAAATACGCAACGAGTGGAGATCTAACTGGAGATTACAGTGCAGTAGTTGGTTATGCATCTGCTATGTTCTGGTAA
- the rpsB gene encoding 30S ribosomal protein S2, producing MSELLIPLDKYLAAGLHIGTQQKTKDMERYIYRVRADGLYVLDVRKTNDRIVSAAKFLAKYDPDDLLVVSTRQYGQAPVKKFGKLTGAKTIPGRFIPGTLTNPNYAKFIEPKVLVVTDPRSDSQAIIEAKQIGIPVVALCDTENLLGNVDIVLPVNNKGRKAIALVYWLLARQMLRAKGALGEDEELEMQPADFELKI from the coding sequence TTGTCAGAACTTTTAATTCCACTAGACAAGTATTTAGCAGCAGGTTTACACATTGGAACTCAGCAAAAAACTAAAGATATGGAACGATACATATATAGAGTAAGAGCAGATGGTCTGTATGTTTTGGATGTAAGGAAAACCAACGATAGAATAGTATCAGCAGCAAAATTCCTTGCAAAATACGACCCTGATGACCTATTAGTTGTGTCTACAAGGCAGTATGGTCAGGCTCCTGTTAAGAAATTTGGAAAGCTCACCGGAGCAAAAACAATACCTGGAAGGTTCATACCAGGAACCTTAACCAATCCAAATTACGCTAAATTTATAGAACCTAAAGTACTTGTAGTAACAGACCCAAGATCAGATTCACAAGCAATTATTGAAGCAAAACAAATAGGAATACCTGTTGTCGCGCTCTGTGATACAGAAAACTTACTTGGAAATGTGGATATAGTGCTGCCTGTAAACAACAAAGGTAGAAAAGCTATTGCACTTGTCTACTGGTTACTTGCTAGACAGATGTTAAGAGCAAAAGGAGCATTAGGCGAAGATGAAGAACTCGAAATGCAGCCAGCTGATTTTGAGTTAAAAATTTAA
- a CDS encoding 4Fe-4S dicluster domain-containing protein: MVKITIDHDKCDGADCAECVDVCPMEVLIIEGDKIVIVNKEECSLCEVCMDVCPNEAVEVEDDE; this comes from the coding sequence ATGGTTAAAATAACTATCGATCACGATAAATGCGACGGTGCAGACTGCGCAGAATGCGTCGACGTATGCCCAATGGAAGTCCTTATAATTGAAGGGGACAAAATAGTTATTGTAAATAAGGAAGAATGCAGCTTATGTGAAGTCTGCATGGATGTATGTCCTAATGAGGCAGTAGAAGTTGAGGATGATGAATAA
- the eno gene encoding phosphopyruvate hydratase, with the protein MDSIIEDVRVRKILDSRGNPTVEVDVLTWNGFGRAAAPSGASTGIREVTAFPEGGVDKIISEVEDVISSELIGMDAEDLNDIDMVLKEIDGTDNLSSLGGNTIVAVSMATAKAAAASYNLPLYKFLGGITKNEIPYPLGNMINGGAHAGKNAPDIQEFLVLPVGAENITEAVFANSSVHKKIGSLIKAKDSTFTGGKGDEGGWAPNLTNEEALSIQAKACEEVGDELGIEIKPCLDMAASEMWDGSKYVYEREGVSRDIGEQIDFVKEIIDTYNMFYVEDPIQEGDFEAFAELTRKSGDKCLICGDDLFVTNAEILQEGIDVGAANSIIIKPNQIGTLSDTYATVKLAKANGYVPVVSHRSGETTDETIAHLAVGFASPIIKTGALGGERIAKLNELIRIEEEMINPKMADI; encoded by the coding sequence GTGGATAGTATTATTGAAGACGTCCGTGTACGAAAAATTTTAGATAGTAGGGGAAACCCAACGGTAGAAGTAGATGTTTTAACATGGAATGGTTTTGGAAGAGCTGCAGCGCCTAGCGGTGCTAGTACAGGTATACGCGAAGTTACAGCATTTCCGGAAGGCGGTGTTGATAAAATAATAAGTGAAGTTGAAGACGTTATCTCATCTGAGCTTATTGGAATGGATGCCGAAGATTTAAATGATATAGATATGGTTTTAAAAGAAATAGATGGTACTGATAACCTATCTTCTTTAGGTGGTAACACCATAGTCGCTGTTTCAATGGCAACTGCAAAGGCTGCCGCTGCATCCTATAACCTGCCACTTTACAAATTCCTGGGAGGAATTACCAAAAATGAAATTCCATATCCTTTAGGAAATATGATAAATGGTGGGGCACACGCCGGTAAAAATGCACCTGATATTCAGGAATTTTTAGTCCTTCCAGTAGGGGCAGAAAATATAACTGAAGCAGTGTTTGCAAACTCAAGCGTTCATAAAAAAATTGGTTCATTAATAAAAGCTAAAGACAGCACTTTCACTGGTGGAAAAGGAGACGAAGGCGGATGGGCACCTAACCTTACTAATGAAGAAGCCCTCTCAATCCAGGCAAAAGCCTGTGAAGAAGTAGGCGATGAACTTGGAATTGAAATAAAGCCTTGCCTTGACATGGCCGCAAGTGAAATGTGGGACGGTTCTAAATATGTTTACGAAAGAGAAGGCGTAAGCAGAGATATTGGTGAACAGATAGACTTTGTTAAAGAAATCATTGATACTTATAACATGTTTTATGTTGAAGATCCTATACAGGAAGGCGATTTTGAAGCATTTGCAGAACTTACCCGAAAATCAGGGGACAAATGCCTTATCTGTGGAGATGACCTGTTTGTAACCAATGCAGAAATTCTTCAGGAAGGGATTGATGTAGGTGCTGCAAATTCGATCATCATAAAACCAAATCAGATAGGAACATTAAGCGACACCTATGCAACAGTTAAACTTGCAAAGGCTAATGGTTATGTACCAGTTGTATCACATAGATCTGGTGAAACAACAGATGAAACAATAGCTCATTTAGCTGTTGGATTTGCAAGTCCAATAATCAAAACAGGGGCCCTAGGTGGGGAAAGAATCGCAAAACTTAACGAACTTATCAGAATTGAAGAAGAGATGATCAATCCAAAAATGGCAGATATTTAA
- a CDS encoding DNA-directed RNA polymerase subunit K, with product MSSEELTRFEKARIVGARALQLSMGAKPLIEVEGSLDPIDIASLELKKGVIPLGIRK from the coding sequence ATGTCATCTGAAGAACTTACAAGGTTTGAAAAAGCAAGAATTGTCGGTGCAAGAGCCCTCCAGTTATCAATGGGGGCAAAACCATTAATAGAAGTTGAAGGGTCACTTGATCCAATAGATATTGCAAGTTTAGAACTTAAAAAAGGCGTAATTCCTCTTGGTATTAGAAAATAA
- a CDS encoding DNA-directed RNA polymerase subunit N, with amino-acid sequence MIPIRCISCGKVVSAFFDEYKKRVEDGENPKEVLDDLGISKYCCRRMLIAHVEVW; translated from the coding sequence ATGATTCCTATACGATGTATAAGCTGTGGTAAAGTTGTCTCTGCTTTTTTTGATGAATACAAAAAAAGGGTAGAAGACGGAGAAAACCCAAAAGAAGTTCTTGATGATCTTGGAATTTCTAAGTATTGTTGTAGAAGAATGTTAATAGCTCACGTTGAAGTATGGTGA
- a CDS encoding 30S ribosomal protein S9 produces the protein MKKVIHTSGKRKTAIARGKFREGKGRIRINKRPVELYDPELARLKITEPLVLAGDIVNTLDIDVKVVGGGVMGQAEAARMVIAKGLIQWTSDMDLKEKFTQYDRTMLVGDPRRSEPKKYGGRGARARRQKSYR, from the coding sequence ATGAAAAAAGTAATTCACACAAGCGGAAAAAGAAAAACTGCAATAGCAAGGGGTAAATTCAGAGAAGGAAAAGGAAGAATCCGAATAAACAAACGCCCAGTTGAACTTTACGATCCAGAACTTGCAAGACTCAAAATTACAGAGCCATTAGTACTTGCTGGAGACATCGTCAACACCCTCGATATCGATGTTAAAGTTGTCGGTGGAGGAGTAATGGGACAGGCTGAAGCTGCACGTATGGTCATAGCAAAAGGACTCATACAGTGGACAAGTGACATGGATTTAAAAGAAAAATTCACTCAGTATGATCGAACTATGCTTGTTGGTGACCCTAGAAGATCCGAACCTAAAAAGTATGGTGGAAGAGGGGCCAGAGCTAGAAGACAGAAAAGTTACAGGTAA
- a CDS encoding 50S ribosomal protein L13: protein MIIDGEGLIMGRLASTVSKMLLNGESVVVLNAEKILISGTKEWAYARYKQRVDRASISNPRKMGPKYPRRPDDIFRRTVRGMIPYRKTSGREAFKGLKVFVGIPREFADAEIFKLEEAMPKNIKKSIELGTISKLLGAKFEV, encoded by the coding sequence ATGATTATAGATGGCGAAGGACTCATTATGGGAAGACTTGCAAGTACAGTAAGCAAGATGCTTCTAAATGGTGAGAGTGTAGTAGTTTTAAATGCCGAAAAAATTTTAATTTCAGGCACAAAAGAATGGGCATATGCAAGGTACAAACAAAGAGTTGACAGAGCAAGTATATCAAATCCAAGGAAAATGGGGCCAAAATACCCAAGAAGACCTGATGATATATTTAGAAGAACTGTAAGAGGAATGATACCTTACAGGAAAACAAGCGGAAGAGAAGCATTCAAAGGTCTTAAAGTCTTTGTAGGAATCCCAAGAGAATTTGCAGATGCTGAAATCTTTAAATTAGAAGAAGCAATGCCTAAAAATATTAAAAAAAGTATCGAACTTGGAACCATCTCAAAGTTACTTGGAGCGAAGTTTGAGGTATAG
- a CDS encoding 50S ribosomal protein L18e, translated as MKLTKTNPKITEIIGNLKEKSYQEDVSIWKDIAKRLERSRRRYAEVNISKINRHSSPDETIIVPGKILGSGELDHKVNVVALTFSKKAEEKIDAAGGKCLGISEILDENPKGNKIRIIE; from the coding sequence ATGAAACTTACAAAGACAAATCCGAAAATCACAGAAATTATAGGGAACCTTAAAGAGAAGTCATACCAGGAAGATGTCAGTATATGGAAAGATATCGCAAAAAGGCTTGAGAGATCAAGGCGAAGGTATGCAGAAGTTAACATATCTAAAATAAACAGACATTCATCTCCAGATGAAACCATCATAGTCCCTGGAAAAATCCTTGGAAGTGGTGAACTGGACCATAAAGTTAACGTGGTAGCACTCACTTTCTCAAAAAAAGCTGAAGAGAAAATAGATGCTGCTGGCGGTAAATGTTTAGGAATCTCAGAAATTCTCGATGAAAATCCAAAGGGAAATAAAATAAGGATAATCGAGTAA
- a CDS encoding DNA-directed RNA polymerase subunit D, which yields MEINVREKNDNELTFIVDGVDISFINAIRRICTVEVPTLAIETVAIVKNDAALFDEVLAHRLGLVPLETDIEAFELASECDCENGCPSCSVSLILKEEGPKVVYSRDLSSTHEAVKPVYDTIPLLKLREGEEVELEAIAKLGIGLEHAKWQPTTTCAYKYYPLITIDDACEACGKCVEQCPRNVLDYDEAEGKIIITDIENCSMCKTCVRGCEQESIHVESQEGKFIFKIETDGSLSPEEVLVNACDILKDKSEKIVAFSKGGS from the coding sequence ATGGAGATAAATGTTCGAGAAAAAAATGATAATGAACTCACATTTATTGTCGATGGTGTAGATATTTCCTTTATAAATGCGATAAGGAGAATATGCACTGTCGAAGTTCCAACACTTGCCATAGAAACAGTTGCAATAGTTAAAAATGATGCCGCTTTATTTGATGAGGTTTTAGCCCATAGATTAGGGTTAGTACCACTTGAAACAGATATAGAAGCATTTGAACTGGCATCTGAATGTGACTGCGAAAATGGCTGTCCAAGCTGCAGTGTATCTCTAATTTTAAAAGAAGAAGGTCCTAAAGTTGTATACTCTAGAGACCTTAGTTCAACTCACGAAGCTGTAAAACCAGTATACGATACAATTCCACTTCTAAAATTAAGGGAAGGGGAAGAAGTAGAACTTGAAGCTATAGCAAAACTTGGAATTGGATTGGAACACGCCAAATGGCAGCCTACAACAACGTGTGCATATAAGTACTATCCTTTAATTACAATCGATGATGCATGTGAAGCATGTGGGAAATGTGTGGAACAATGTCCAAGAAATGTACTGGACTATGATGAGGCTGAAGGAAAAATCATTATCACAGATATCGAGAACTGCTCAATGTGCAAAACCTGTGTGAGGGGATGTGAGCAGGAATCAATTCATGTTGAATCACAGGAAGGTAAATTCATATTTAAAATTGAAACAGACGGGTCATTATCTCCTGAAGAAGTTTTAGTAAATGCATGTGATATCCTGAAGGATAAATCAGAAAAAATTGTGGCATTTTCTAAAGGAGGAAGTTAA